The DNA window TCGAAGTGCGGAAGATGGACGTCGACCAGCATATGAAGGAGGCTGGTGAATATCAGATCAGTGTGGTGCCGACGTTGATCATCGAGATGGATGGCAAGGTCGTGAAGAGGCTCGAAGGGGTCACCAGTGCAGAGGACCTTGAACAGATGCTCCGCCCCTTGGTGACAGATTGAGGATCGGGATCATCGGTGGGACCGGGGAGATTGGTGAAGGGATGGCGATGCGCCTCTCCCAGAAGCATGATGTGATCCTCGGTTCCAGAGACCAGGCCAAGTCTGAAGAGGCGAGCCGCTGCTGCTATGCCACGCTCGCCGACCTGGGTCTTCCCTGTTCATGTTCAGGGGTCACCAACCAGGAAGCGGCTGATTTTGGTGATGTCGTGATTCTGGCCGTCCCGTTCAAACACCTAAAAGGAACGCTTGAATCACTTCATGGGCTCGAAGGAAAGATCGTGGTCAGCCCGGTGAACCCGATGGAGAAGACGGATCACTTCATCAATAACCCGCCGCCTGAGGGGTCTGCGGCCCTGCTGGTTCAGAAGATGCTTCCCGACTCAAAAATTTGCGCTGCATTCAATGTGATCGCAGCGAACCGATGGAAGAAGATCGAGGAAGAATTGAATTACGCTGTACCGGTCTGTGGTGATGACCCGGCCGCCAAGTCGCTTGTGATGGATCTGGTAAACGGTGTCTCACACCTCAAAGCCTATGATGCGGGACCTCTGACGAGTTCCAGTCTGATCGAGTGTATCACACCGCTTCTTCTTAATATTGCACGATATAATAAGATGAAGGATGTTGGGATCCAGTTCATCTGATACTGATCGCGAAAAGACCGCTGAATTGGTCAGAAATCTGGGTGCAGTCTATGGACCCCTGGCCTGGTGGAGCGATGATCCAGAACTGGTGATCATCGGGGCGATGCTGACCCAGCAGACCCGGTGGGAGCATGTCGAGCATGCTCTCGATAAACTGGGTGCGGCGGGACTCCTGTCGCTGGCCACCCTGGCGAGAGCAGATCGTGTGGTCCTGGAGCAGGCGGTCTACTCCACCGGCTTCTATCGGGTCAAGGCAAGGCGGCTGAAGGCCCTGGCTGGTCACATGATCGATCGTTACGGCGGGGTAAACGGGATGCGGCGCTGTCCAACAGAGGATCTCCGTGCAGACCTCCTCTCCTGCGAGGGGGTGGGGACCGAGACTGCGGACTCGATCCTCTGTTATGGTTTTGGTCGATGCACGTTTGTGATCGATGCTTATACGACCAGAATCTGTTCCTGTGCAGGTGTCCGCCAAAAAGGCGCCCGTCTGAAGTGCCTCTTTGAAGAAGTGCTGCCGGCGAGTGTGGCGGCGTACCAGGACACCCATGCTCACATGGTTGAGTTTGGAAAGGAGAACTGTCAGAGACAGAGGTGTGAA is part of the Methanosphaerula palustris E1-9c genome and encodes:
- the npdG gene encoding NADPH-dependent F420 reductase, with the translated sequence MRIGIIGGTGEIGEGMAMRLSQKHDVILGSRDQAKSEEASRCCYATLADLGLPCSCSGVTNQEAADFGDVVILAVPFKHLKGTLESLHGLEGKIVVSPVNPMEKTDHFINNPPPEGSAALLVQKMLPDSKICAAFNVIAANRWKKIEEELNYAVPVCGDDPAAKSLVMDLVNGVSHLKAYDAGPLTSSSLIECITPLLLNIARYNKMKDVGIQFI
- a CDS encoding endonuclease III domain-containing protein; amino-acid sequence: MVRNLGAVYGPLAWWSDDPELVIIGAMLTQQTRWEHVEHALDKLGAAGLLSLATLARADRVVLEQAVYSTGFYRVKARRLKALAGHMIDRYGGVNGMRRCPTEDLRADLLSCEGVGTETADSILCYGFGRCTFVIDAYTTRICSCAGVRQKGARLKCLFEEVLPASVAAYQDTHAHMVEFGKENCQRQRCEQCWIRNLNG
- the trxA gene encoding thioredoxin encodes the protein MHMSKPVLIDFYAEWCGPCKMQSPLIDRLKEKMGDAIEVRKMDVDQHMKEAGEYQISVVPTLIIEMDGKVVKRLEGVTSAEDLEQMLRPLVTD